The Helianthus annuus cultivar XRQ/B chromosome 16, HanXRQr2.0-SUNRISE, whole genome shotgun sequence genome includes a window with the following:
- the LOC118488046 gene encoding uncharacterized protein LOC118488046, whose amino-acid sequence MLTDSESDESFTSEEFDWDAPEPNLIFMPSSCTRFRIPVKVARAMGIDRCGKVTIENMRGVETNLKVTGEPKRAKKKNRFSVLGWPAWVRENNIKMGYLCVLEWYEDMPTLFVRDVIEE is encoded by the exons ATGCTAACAGATTCGGAGTCAGACGAATCTTTCACTTCCGAAGAGTTCGACTGGGACGCACCAGAACCAAATCTCATTTTCATGCCCTCATCCTGTACACGTTTT CGGATACCAGTAAAAGTTGCAAGAGCCATGGGAATTGATCGATGCGGAAAGGTGACCATTGAAAACATGCGTGGTGTGGAAACAAATCTGAAGGTCACGGGTGAACCAAAAAGAGCAAAAAAGAAAAATCGGTTTAGTGTATTGGGGTGGCCAGCATGGGTTCGTGAAAACAACATCAAGATGGGTTATCTTTGCGTTTTAGAGTGGTATGAAGACATGCCGACACTCTTTGTTAGGGATGTAATCGAAGAATAA
- the LOC110920388 gene encoding uncharacterized protein LOC110920388, with amino-acid sequence MCFLFNNCLQVFIPKLTQDESKERRKVRKLYIDGKRYGTQIGTSQSIHVIASTAASSSIQHDMVNVTTEASIGYGVFGPRLLQNDCKERRRLRKLYLDSKRSTSLQRRKLHPSNTLSSSTDLRWMSSNTHNATPTSSELPTSTASCLTNNMTTPINIRRFSLSSNITNSGNTSTILESSSLQRMSPGKRKLISKSRVTSPIPMIDLTTEETTDEAIYKGVSTDYIDHGDQCITCEVCNAKLWDAEKGRGRKEKGRICYFLCCGYGKVELPDYKDAVPSYKKLFMYKDKESKHFLNNIRRYNSMFAFTSMGGKVDPTVNRGNGPFCYRISGENYHSTGSLLPEDGDQPKFCQLYIFDTENELSNRQSVFSRSKDSSSSSGAELDNKLIEHIKCLLDSENQLVKAYRMVRDRFHENPELNLKLRLIGIREKDGRTYNLPTCGEVAALIVGDIANTINNRDIVIETRTGALKRISELHPSYLALQYPILFPYGDDGYRIDIPHRGVIDVINKKRPNCTMREFFAYRLQDRINQFSLILNSRRLFQQFLVDAYTMIESERLKYIRLQQKNLRSDSYESLCELRNKGQQDISNVGKRIFLPSSFTGGARYMMQNYLDAMAICKWFGYPDFFITITCNPKWPEVKRFLRDTNLKPEDRPDILTRLFKIKLDSMCKDFKERHLFGKVAAVVYTIEFQKRGLPHAHLCLFLENESKLPTVDHVDPFITAEIPNEEEDAELYALVKDYMIHGPCGNANLSCPCMVDNKCSKGFPKKFQDHTTLDSNGFPIYKRRDNGVSVVKNGIDLDNRSVVPYNKKLLKRYQAHINVEWCNQAGSIKYLFKYINKGPDKATVAVVQHDSNNEELEQDEVKEYYDCRYLSACEASWRIFAYDVHYRTPSVMRLPFHLPGKQPVVFGPDEDINQVLNKPSVKASMFLSWMERNKDPNDTLARTLTYVQFPSWYVWKLDKRCWEPRKTHKSIGRIHAVSPSLGEAYYLRILLNKVKGPKSFDDIKTIDGKVYDTFRDACYALGLLDDDAEYIEAIKEANETGSPSYLRNLFATLLLTNTLSRPEVVWESTWRYMTDDFIYRLRKYHRLTDLSIPDHQLKNYVLSEVEKFLARNNSSLKRFETMPYPDTASMSDSDNRLINEERIYDQTNLQVEFNNQLNLLTEEQQSVFQQIINAVEGNKGGVFFVYGYGGTGKTFLWKTLSAAIRSKGQIVLNVASSGIASLLLSGGRTAHSRFRIPLNLTEDSVCHIKPNGDVARLLHETNLIIWDEAPMVHKHAFEALDRTMNDIFNIETSNRSNIRFGGKVIVLGGDFRQILPVVPNGGRQEIVNASISSSYLWNTCKLMRLTKNMRLTVGSSASDAEEIKQFAKWLLDIGEGNVGGPNDGEASIEIPSDLLITDTSDPISTLIDFVYPSILENFNNQNYFSERAILAPKNEVVHEINDRLLSLFPGEEREYLSSDSLCQSEDPNATQQKLYSPDVLNGLKVSGLPNHRLALKVGVPVMLLRNIDQQNGLCNGTRLQVKKMYNRVIEAEIISGGNIGTRTYIPRISLIPSDKKIPFEFQRRQFPLAVCFAMTINKSQGQSLSRVGLYLKQPVFTHGQLYVALSRVKTRQGVKLLILDNDGKPTNKTTNVVYKEVFRDL; translated from the exons ATGTGTTTTCTATTCAATAATTGTCTACAAGTTTTCATCCCTAAACTTACTCAAGATGAGAGTAAGGAGAGGCGTAAAGTTAGAAAATTATACATCGATGGTAAACGTTATGGAACGCAAATAGGTACTTCACAATCTATACATGTTATAGCATCTACCGCTGCTTCTTCATCCATTCAACATGACATGGTCAATGTTACAACAGAGGCGTCCATTGGATATGGAG TTTTTGGCCCGAGACTTCTTCAAAATGACTGCAAAGAGAGACGGAGGTTAAGGAAGTTATATTTAGACAGTAAAAGATCTACAAGTCTTCAACGACGAAAATTACACCCTTCCAATACTTTATCATCTTCTACTGATTTAAGATGGATGTCTTCCAACACGCACAATGCTACTCCTACATCGTCGGAGTTACCTACAa GTACTGCTAGCTGTCTTACAAACAACATGACTACACCAATTAACATTCGTCGTTTTTCTCTATCTTCAAACATCACAAATTCTGGCAACACATCTACTATTCTCGAAAGTTCTTCTTTACAGAGGATGTCGCCAGGAAAACGTAAGTTAATAAGTAAATCGCGAGTTACATCTCCTATACCAATGATTGACTTGACGACAGAGGAAACTACAGATGAAGCAATCTACAAAGGAGTTTCAACAG ATTACATCGATCATGGTGACCAATGTATTACTTGTGAAGTATGCAATGCTAAATTATGGGATGCTGAAAAAGGAAGGGGAAGAAAAGAGAAAGGAAGAATATGCTATTTCTTATGTTGTGGTTACGGCAAAGTAGAACTACCAGATTATAAAGATGCTGTTCCAAGTTATAAGAAACTTTTTATGTATAAGGATAAAGAAAGCAAACATTTTTTGAATAATATTCGACGGTATAACTCAATGTTTGCTTTCACGTCAATGGGTGGTAAGGTTGATCCCACTGTTAACAGAGGTAATGGACCATTCTGCTACAGAATTAGTGGAGAGAACTACCACAGCACTGGAAGCCTGCTTCCGGAAGACGGAGATCAACCTAAATTTTGCCAGCTCTACATTTTCGATACTGAAAACGAACTTTCCAACAGACAATCCGTATTTAG TCGTTCAAAGGATTCATCCTCCTCGAGTGGTGCTGAACTTGATAATAAACTGATTGAACATATAAAATGTCTTTTAGATTCAGAAAATCAGTTGGTAAAAGCTTATAGGATGGTTAGGGACCGTTTTCATGAAAACCCTGAGCTTAATCTGAAGCTTCGTCTAATTGGTATTAGAGAAAAGGATGGACGAACATATAATTTACCAACATGTGGTGAAGTTGCTGCTCTAATTGTTGGGGATATTGCCAACACAATCAACAACAGAGATATAGTTATTGAAACGCGGACAGGTGCGTTGAAACGAATTAGTGAATTGCATCCTTCATACCTTGCACTTCAATATCCTATTTTGTTTCCTTATGGTGATGATGGTTATAGAATTGACATCCCTCATCGTGGTGTCATAGACGTAATCAATAAGAAACGTCCAAATTGTACGATGAGAGAGTTCTTTGCATATCGTTTGCAAGACAGAATTAATCAGTTTTCATTGATTCTGAATTCAAGGAGACTCTTTCAACAATTCTTGGTTGATGCGTATACTATGATTGAGAGCGAAAGGCTTAAATACATACGACTTCAACAAAAGAATCTAAGGTCAGATAGCTATGAAAGTCTATGTGAATTAAGAAATAAGGGCCAGCAAGACATATCTAACGTTGGAAAACGAATATTTTTGCCCTCTTCGTTTACCGGTGGCGCGAGATATATGATGCAAAATTATTTAGATGCCATGGCTATCTGTAAGTGGTTTGGTTATCCGGATTTTTTTATAACCATCACGTGCAATCCAAAGTGGCCTGAGGTAAAAAGGTTTCTTAGAGACACAAATCTTAAACCTGAAGATAGGCCCGATATACTGACCAGATTATTTAAAATAAAGTTGGATTCAATGTGCAAAGATTTTAAAGAACGCCATCTATTTGGAAAAGTTGCAGCAG ttGTTTACACAATCGAGTTTCAAAAGAGAGGATTGCCTCATGCCCACCTATGCTTATTCTTAGAAAATGAATCCAAGCTTCCAACGGTAGACCATGTTGATCCATTTATAACTGCAGAAATCcctaatgaagaagaagatgcagAATTATATGCACTTGTGAAAGACTATATGATTCATGGTCCATGTGGTAACGCTAATTTAAGTTGTCCATGTATGGTTGACAATAAGTGTTCCAAGGGTTTTCCAAAGAAATTTCAAGATCATACTACACTGGATTCAAATGGATTCCCAATATACAAAAGAAGAGATAATGGTGTTTCTGTAGTGAAAAATGGAATCGACTTAGACAACCGAAGTGTTGTGCCATACAACAAAAAACTTTTGAAACGGTACCAAGCACATATAAATGTTGAGTGGTGCAATCAAGCCGGATCaattaaatatttgtttaaatatataaataaaggcCCTGATAAAGCAACAGTTGCAGTTGTCCAACATGATAGTAACAACGAAGAACTAGAACAAGACGAGGTCAAAGAATACTATGATTGTAGGTATCTATCGGCTTGTGAGGCATCTTGGAGGATCTTCGCATACGATGTGCATTACAGGACTCCATCTGTTATGAGGCTGCCATTCCATCTTCCCGGAAAACAACCTGTTGTTTTTGGTCCCGACGAGGATATTAATCAAGTGCTTAACAAACCATCTGTCAAAGCTTCAATGTTTCTTTCCTGGATGGAACGTAACAAAGACCCGAATGACACATTGGCCCGTACACTTACATATGTTCAGTTTCCAAGTTGGTATGTATGGAAGCTTGATAAACGTTGTTGGGAACCTAGAAAAACACATAAGTCAATTGGGAGAATTCACGCTGTAAGTCCGTCTCTTGGGGAAGCATATTATTTAAGAATTCTTCTTAACAAAGTGAAAGGACCAAAATCTTTTGATGATATTAAAACAATTGATGGTAAGGTATATGATACATTTAGAGATGCATGTTATGCACTCGGTCTTTTGGACGATGACGCAGAATACATTGAGGCAATAAAAGAAGCAAATGAAACAGGATCCCCTTCGTATCTTCGTAATTTATTTGCTACTTTGCTATTAACAAATACGTTGTCCAGACCTGAGGTTGTATGGGAAAGCACATGGAGATACATGACAGACGACTTTATATACAGACTTAGAAAATATCATCGTCTTACAG ATTTATCAATTCCAGATCACCAACTTAAAAACTATGTTTTGAGtgaagttgaaaaattcttaGCCAGAAACAACTCATCACTCAAAAGATTTGAGACAATGCCGTACCCAGATACTGCGTCTATGTCTGATTCAGACAATCGTTTGATAAATGAGGAGCGTATCTACGACCAAACGAATCTTCAAGTTGAATTTAATAATCAACTTAATTTGCTAACTGAGGAGCAACAGTCAGTTTTCCAACAAATAATCAACGCAGTTGAGGGTAACAAAGGTGGGGTTTTTTTTGTGTACGGCTATGGTGGGACCGGCAAGACCTTCTTATGGAAGACATTATCTGCGGCAATCAGATCAAAAGGTCAAATTGTATTAAACGTTGCTTCAAGTGGCATCGCGTCGTTGTTATTGTCTGGTGGCAGGACCGCGCATTCCAGGTTTCGTATTCCATTGAATCTTACTGAGGATTCAGTCTGTCATATAAAACCGAATGGAGATGTTGCTAGACTACTACACGAAACAAACTTGATTATATGGGATGAAGCGCCTATGGTCCATAAGCATGCATTCGAAGCGTTGGATAGAACAATGAACGACATTTTCAATATCGAAACTTCAAACAGATCAAACATCCGCTTTGGAGGGAAGGTTATTGTCTTAGGAGGCGATTTTAGACAGATCCTTCCTGTTGTTCCAAATGGTGGAAGACAAGAGATTGTCAATGCCTCAATAAGTTCGTCTTATCTGTGGAATACATGTAAGTTGATGAGATTAACAAAAAACATGAGGTTAACAGTAGGAAGTTCAGCATCGGACGCTGAAGAAATAAAACAATTTGCCAAATGGCTTTTGGATATAGGTGAGGGAAATGTTGGTggtccaaatgatggagaagcGTCAATTGAAATACCAAGCGACCTTCTAATCACTGATACATCGGATCCCATTTCAACTTTAATTGATTTTGTGTATCCTTCAATTCTCGAAAACTTCAACAATCAGAATTATTTCAGTGAGAGGGCTATACTTGCACCTAAGAACGAGGTTGTGCATGAAATTAATGATCGGTTGTTGTCACTATTCCCAGGAGAAGAACGAGAGTATCTTAGTTCAGACAGTCTTTGTCAGTCTGAAGATCCAAACGCTACACAACAAAAACTATACTCTCCTGATGTGCTTAACGGTCTTAAAGTATCCGGCTTACCTAATCATAGGCTAGCACTAAAAGTAGGCGTGCCGGTGATGCTATTACGTAACATTGACCAACAAAATGGGCTTTGCAATGGTACACGACTACAAGTCAAAAAAATGTATAACCGTGTAATAGAAGCCGAGATAATATCTGGAGGGAACATAGGCACACGCACTTATATACCAAGGATTAGTTTGATACCTTCTGATAAAAAAATTCCTTTTGAGTTTCAAAGGAGACAATTTCCGTTGGCTGTTTGTTTCGCAATGACTATTAACAAGAGTCAGGGACAATCACTGTCTAGAGTTGGTCTGTATCTGAAGCAACCCGTTTTCACCCATGGTCAGCTGTATGTTGCTTTATCAAGAGTTAAAACCAGACAAGGAGTTAAACTTCTGATTTTGGACAATGACGGCAAACCTACTAATAAAACGACAAATGTAGTTTACAAAGAAGTATTTCGTGACTTGTGA
- the LOC110915452 gene encoding uncharacterized protein LOC110915452, producing the protein MASEEDAMNSQSTETHTEVGEFTSCIHESDKDTKKESELLWRRVKTTTLLTYLESKARIMTVPHLALTSCGIKQSDVEGFIDRTGTPMSSWSKNVNFFDFDCREAETSVGVNSQHGLLDEQDASYMGEMLNRVQTVTDVMECLVKRVLVAELESNNARQKVSLGQEEIKKKSIQIETMSEKLDEMDRFASGTN; encoded by the coding sequence ATGGCAAGCGAGGAAGATGCCATGAACTCGCAATCAACCGAAACACACACAGAAGTCGGTGAATTTACTTCATGTATTCATGAATCCGATAAAGATACCAAAAAGGAATCAGAGCTTCTTTGGCGAAGAGTAAAAACAACAACGTTATTGACATATTTGGAATCAAAAGCGAGAATCATGACGGTTCCTCATCTAGCCCTCACCTCGTGTGGCATCAAACAGTCTGACGTTGAAGGGTTCATTGATAGAACTGGTACACCCATGTCTAGCTGGTCTAAAAATGTCAACTTTTTTGACTTTGACTGTCGGGAGGCTGAAACATCGGTTGGGGTCAATAGTCAACACGGGCTACTTGACGAACAAGACGCGTCGTACATGGGGGAAATGCTGAATAGGGTGCAAACGGTTACCGATGTGATGGAATGTCTAGTGAAAAGGGTACTTGTGGCAGAATTAGAAAGTAATAACGCGAGACAGAAAGTAAGTTTAGGTCAAGAAGAGATTAAAAAAAAGTCGATTCAGATTGAAACCATGTCAGAAAAGTTAGATGAAATGGACCGTTTTGCATCGGGTACAAATTAA
- the LOC110918159 gene encoding uncharacterized protein LOC110918159 produces the protein MLFGVTSINDSCIPQKDTITIEGSGNTSKVKQHEVQCTSKAFISQGSQSHTEDAKENIDSVGSSKYKKRLDGDSCAQNTIPEDQKVLNFTRKGEYRLRLPVGVSKRAGFKKKLHTLNIENMQGQVTTYEVKPERNGKALRYSVIDWPVFMAENNLNDGDMLDFTYVNSKKTVILKNVRHV, from the exons ATGCTATTTGGTGTAACATCGATAAAT GATAGTTGTATTCCGCAAAAAGATACTATCACCATTGAGGGAAGTGGAAATACAAGTAAGGTTAAACAACATGAAGTTCAATGTACTTCCAAGGCCTTTATATCTCAAGGATCTCAATCTCACACGGAAGAT GCAAAGGAAAACATAGACTCGGTTGGTAGTTCGAAGTATAAGAAGCGTTTAGATGGAGACAGTTGCGCACAAAACACTATTCCTGAAGATCAAAAAGTTTTGAACTTTACCCGTAAAGGAGAATACAGGCTG CGTCTTCCGGTCGGGGTTTCAAAGCGCGCTGGCTTTAAAAAGAAGCTTCATACTTTGAACATTGAAAACATGCAGGGCCAAGTTACTACTTACGAAGTCAAACCGGAAAGGAACGGAAAAGCTCTACGCTATTCAGTCATCGACTGGCCTGTCTTTATGGCCGAGAATAACTTGAATGACGGCGACATGCTTGATTTCACTTATGTGAATTCAAAGAAAACCGTTATCTTAAAAAATGTCCGACATGTCTAA